One Trichoderma asperellum chromosome 5, complete sequence genomic region harbors:
- a CDS encoding uncharacterized protein (MEROPS:MER0002179~BUSCO:EOG092D06GR), protein MSYNIPSPNDMVVDTDDYVGAPNAPEKESVAIISPDGGLEHEADQLQDLPLANDYEAMKEIVLPPLLDEPKILEDFVHTWTVENWRSLGKREHGPIFQAGGFPWRILLFPHGNNTDQCSIYLEHGFEPDAIPENWSCCVQFGLVLWNPNDPSLYVNHAAHHRFTKEEGDWGFTRFVEIRRMFNVPWEGDSRPLVESDTANITAYVRFVEDETGVLWHNFANYDSKKETGYVGLKNQGATCYLNSLLQSLYFTNAFRKAIYEIPTENDENMQNSAYTLQRLFYQLQTSEQAVSTNELTKSFGWETRHIFEQQDVQELSRKLMERMEEKMKGTKAENVLPELFSGKIKTYISCINVDYESKRIEDFWDIQLNVSGNKNLLESFQDYIQVEKMDGENQYFAGDEHKLQDANKGVIFNSFPDVLHLQLKRFEYDIQRDMMMKINDRYEFPDIFDAAPYLVEDADRSEPWIYQLHGVLVHSGDLNAGHYYAFIKPSKDGWFYKYDDDKVTKATSREVLEENYGGEYRASNGYLRAPLQKKAPIMRQNSAYMLVYIRQTRLDKVLCPVTKEDTPAHLQIKFEEENAMREARRREQKEAHLFMMAKVITNDTFAKYGGTDLCVFDPISETDPASPKLYRIRRAMPMHEFVAQVAADMGQDPARVRLWLMVNRQNKTIRPDQPIMDLRPTVEEVFSRSAAHRDTSLRVWAEVAADVNENGEPIWASYQSQPNGVVVKNDTILLLLKNFDVEKQTLEGVGHIYISKERRVDELVPMILQKMGWGEKLPSDEKLLMWEEIKPTMIEPLKGKQTLKAAELQDGDIVCFQRVSDKKPESARASDKASQDTNKSFDRVEDAREYYDFLEHKRTVKFHAHPTRSDQTQYPPFELVLNSKITYDVLSDRVGAHLKAPSTHIRLWTVNSSTNNPKAPVRRGTNPTLRQILNPLGSNTLNATQRSDAFYFEVLEMSLAELDTKKNIKLTWLSEGITKEDQLDLLVSKTGTIEDLIQALIKKAKIADEAEGGRIRVYETSSNRFYREPARDQSVLNLNEYTQIFAERVPEEERTADDNNFIHVFHFQNEVNRVHGVPFKFLLIEGEKFADTKKRLEKRTGIKGKSFEKIKFAIARRANYSKPQYLNDDDELWNIASSEDDYLGFDHPDRTRALRNGVGDLFLR, encoded by the exons ATG AGCTACAACATTCCTTCACCAAACGACATGGTCGTGGACACAGACGACTATGTCGGTGCTCCCAATGCCCCCGAGAAAGAGTCTGTGGCCATCATCAGCCCAGATGGCGGCCTCGAACACGAAGCTGATCAACTACAAGACCTGCCTTTGGCCAACGACT ATGAAGCCATGAAAGAAATTGTTCTCCCGCCGCTACTCGACGAACCCAAAATCCTTGAAGACtttgtacatacatggaCCGTAGAGAACTGGCGAAGTCTCGGCAAGAGAGAACATGGCCCTATTTTCCAAGCAGGTGGCTTCCCATG GCGCATCCTTCTGTTTCCCCACGGAAACAACACTGACCAATGTTCCATCTACCTGGAGCATGGATTCGAGCCCGATGCCATCCCCGAGAATTGGAGTTGCTGCGTGCAGTTTGGCCTGGTACTTTGGAACCCTAATGACCCTAGCCTATATGTCAACCACGCAGCACATCATCGCTTCactaaagaagaaggggattGGGGCTTCACTCGCTTCGTTGAGATCAGGAGGATGTTCAATGTGCCATGGGAAGGCGATAGTCGGCCGCTAGTCGAGAGTGACACCGCTAACATCACAGCTTACGTCCGCTTTGTTGAAGACGAGACTGGTGTGCTATGGCACAACTTTGCCAACTACGattcaaagaaagaaacgggATATGTTGGTCTAAAGAACCAAGGCGCTACCTGCTACCTCAACTCTCTTCTCCAGTCGCTATATTTTACAAACGCCTTCAGAAAA GCCATTTACGAAATCCCAACCGAAAATGATGAGAACATGCAGAATTCTGCATACACTTTACAGAGGCTGTTTTATCAATTGCAGACATCCGAACAAGCTGTTAGCACGAATGAATTAACAAAATCATTTGGTTGGGAGACGAGGCACATATTTGAGCAGCAAGATGTGCAAGAGCTGTCACGAAAGCTCATGGAACGCatggaggagaagatgaagggtACCAAGGCTGAAAACGTACTGCCTGAGCTCTTCAGTGGTAAGATCAAGACTTACATTTCTTGCATAAATGTAGACTACGAATCAAAACGCATTGAGGATTTCTGGGATATTCAGCTCAACGTTAGTGGCAACAAGAACCTTTTGGAGAGTTTCCAGGACTACATCCAGGTCGAGAAGATGGACGGCGAGAACCAGTATTTTGCAGGCGATGAGCACAAGTTACAGGACGCCAACAAGggcgtcatcttcaacagcttCCCCGACGTGCTGCATCTTCAACTCAAACGGTTCGAATATGACATCCAAAGAgatatgatgatgaagatcaATGATCGCTACGAGTTTCCCGACATTTTTGACGCCGCCCCTTACCTCGTAGAGGACGCCGACCGTTCTGAACCTTGGATCTACCAGCTACATGGAGTCCTCGTCCACAGTGGCGACTTGAACGCCGGACATTATTATGCATTTATCAAACCATCAAAGGATGGCTGGTTCTACAAATACGACGATGATAAAGTCACAAAGGCTACTTCTCGGGAGGTCTTGGAGGAGAACTATGGTGGAGAATACAGAGCATCCAACGGCTACCTCAGAGCGCCCCTTCAAAAGAAGGCGCCTATCATGCGCCAGAACAGTGCTTACATGTTGGTGTATATCCGTCAAACTCGGCTCGACAAGGTCCTATGTCCAGTTACCAAGGAAGATACTCCTGCACACCTGC AGATTaaatttgaagaagaaaatgccaTGAGAGAGGCTCGTCGACGCGAGCAAAAGGAGGCCCACCTGTTTATGATGGCCAAGGTGATTACAAACGACACCTTTGCAAAGTACGGAGGCACCGACCTTTGCGTCTTCGACCCCATCTCTGAGACCGACCCTGCTTCACCCAAGCTGTACCGCATTCGCCGAGCTATGCCGATGCACGAATTTGTCGCTCAGGTTGCTGCCGACATGGGCCAAGATCCGGCTCGTGTCAGGCTGTGGCTGATGGTTAACCGCCAAAATAAAACAATTCGACCGGATCAGCCAATCATGGATCTCCGACCAACCGTTGAGGAGGTGTTTTCTCGCTCCGCTGCTCACAGAGACACTAGTCTGCGCGTTTGGGCAGAGGTTGCAGCCGACGTCAACGAAAACGGCGAACCTATCTGGGCATCGTACCAGAGCCAGCCAAACGGCGTTGTTGTGAAGAACGATACCATTTTATTGCTACTGAAGAATTTCGATGTAGAGAAGCAAACGCTGGAAGGCGTAGGCCACATCTATATCAGCAAAGAGCGAAGGGTCGATGAACTTGTTCCTATGATTCTCCAGAAGATGGGCTGGGGAGAGAAGCTACCCTCTGATGAGAAGCTGTTAATGTGGGAG GAAATTAAACCGACCATGATTGAGCCTCTCAAGGGCAAGCAGACCCTCAAAGCTGCCGAACTTCAGGATGGTGACATTGTCTGCTTCCAACGTGTCTCTGACAAGAAACCAGAGAGTGCGCGCGCTTCCGACAAGGCATCTCAAGACAC AAATAAATCATTTGACCGCGTTGAAGATGCTCGCGAATACTACGACTTCCTTGAGCATAAGCGAACCGTAAAATTCCACGCTCATCCAACTAGATCTGACCAGACACAATACCCCCCATTCGAGCTCGTTCTCAACTCAAAGATTACTTATGATGTTTTGTCTGACCGAGTCGGCGCGCACCTAAAGGCCCCTTCGACACACATCCGGCTCTGGACGGTGAACTCAAGCACAAACAACCCCAAGGCTCCTGTAAGACGGGGTACAAACCCAACACTGCGGCAGATCTTGAACCCCTTGGGCTCAAATACGTTGAATGCGACTCAACGAAGTGATGCTTTCTACTTTGAGGTGCTAGAAATGAGCTTAGCTGAGCTGGATACCAAGAAGAACATCAAGCTCACGTGGCTGAGCGAAGGCATCACCAAAGAG GACCAACTTGACTTGCTCGTATCAAAAACGGGAACTATCGAAGACTTGATACAAGCTCTGATTaagaaggccaagatcgCCGATGAGGCGGAAGGCGGAAGAATACGGGTGTACGAAACAAGTTCTAACAGATTCTATCGTGAGCCCGCTCGCGATCAATCCGTCCTAAACCTGAACGAGTACACCCAAATCTTTGCTGAAAGAGTTccggaagaggagagaacggCTGATGATAACAACTTCATTCATGTTTTCCACTTTCAAAATGAAGTCAACAGAGTCCACGGTGTTCCTTTCAAGTTCCTACTCATCGAG GGCGAGAAATTTGCCGATACGAAGAAGAGACTAGAGAAAAGAACTGGCATCAAAGGCAAGAGTTTCGAAAAGATCAAATTTGCCATTGCCAGACGGGCAAACTATTCAAAACCACAGTATCTTAATGATG ACGACGAGTTATGGAACATAGCCTCATCCGAGGATGACTATCTTGGCTTCGATCATCCGGATAGAACAAGGGCCTTGAGAAACGGCGTTGGGGACCTTTTCCTTCGTTAA
- a CDS encoding uncharacterized protein (MEROPS:MER0002179~BUSCO:EOG092D06GR) produces MTSEDEARQPGLPYRSRANDPPRKQSYNIPSPNDMVVDTDDYVGAPNAPEKESVAIISPDGGLEHEADQLQDLPLANDYEAMKEIVLPPLLDEPKILEDFVHTWTVENWRSLGKREHGPIFQAGGFPWRILLFPHGNNTDQCSIYLEHGFEPDAIPENWSCCVQFGLVLWNPNDPSLYVNHAAHHRFTKEEGDWGFTRFVEIRRMFNVPWEGDSRPLVESDTANITAYVRFVEDETGVLWHNFANYDSKKETGYVGLKNQGATCYLNSLLQSLYFTNAFRKAIYEIPTENDENMQNSAYTLQRLFYQLQTSEQAVSTNELTKSFGWETRHIFEQQDVQELSRKLMERMEEKMKGTKAENVLPELFSGKIKTYISCINVDYESKRIEDFWDIQLNVSGNKNLLESFQDYIQVEKMDGENQYFAGDEHKLQDANKGVIFNSFPDVLHLQLKRFEYDIQRDMMMKINDRYEFPDIFDAAPYLVEDADRSEPWIYQLHGVLVHSGDLNAGHYYAFIKPSKDGWFYKYDDDKVTKATSREVLEENYGGEYRASNGYLRAPLQKKAPIMRQNSAYMLVYIRQTRLDKVLCPVTKEDTPAHLQIKFEEENAMREARRREQKEAHLFMMAKVITNDTFAKYGGTDLCVFDPISETDPASPKLYRIRRAMPMHEFVAQVAADMGQDPARVRLWLMVNRQNKTIRPDQPIMDLRPTVEEVFSRSAAHRDTSLRVWAEVAADVNENGEPIWASYQSQPNGVVVKNDTILLLLKNFDVEKQTLEGVGHIYISKERRVDELVPMILQKMGWGEKLPSDEKLLMWEEIKPTMIEPLKGKQTLKAAELQDGDIVCFQRVSDKKPESARASDKASQDTNKSFDRVEDAREYYDFLEHKRTVKFHAHPTRSDQTQYPPFELVLNSKITYDVLSDRVGAHLKAPSTHIRLWTVNSSTNNPKAPVRRGTNPTLRQILNPLGSNTLNATQRSDAFYFEVLEMSLAELDTKKNIKLTWLSEGITKEDQLDLLVSKTGTIEDLIQALIKKAKIADEAEGGRIRVYETSSNRFYREPARDQSVLNLNEYTQIFAERVPEEERTADDNNFIHVFHFQNEVNRVHGVPFKFLLIEGEKFADTKKRLEKRTGIKGKSFEKIKFAIARRANYSKPQYLNDDDELWNIASSEDDYLGFDHPDRTRALRNGVGDLFLR; encoded by the exons ATGACGTCCGAGGACGAAGCCCGCCAACCCGGGCTCCCATATCGAAGCCGAGCTAACGATCCGCCTCGCAAACAGAGCTACAACATTCCTTCACCAAACGACATGGTCGTGGACACAGACGACTATGTCGGTGCTCCCAATGCCCCCGAGAAAGAGTCTGTGGCCATCATCAGCCCAGATGGCGGCCTCGAACACGAAGCTGATCAACTACAAGACCTGCCTTTGGCCAACGACT ATGAAGCCATGAAAGAAATTGTTCTCCCGCCGCTACTCGACGAACCCAAAATCCTTGAAGACtttgtacatacatggaCCGTAGAGAACTGGCGAAGTCTCGGCAAGAGAGAACATGGCCCTATTTTCCAAGCAGGTGGCTTCCCATG GCGCATCCTTCTGTTTCCCCACGGAAACAACACTGACCAATGTTCCATCTACCTGGAGCATGGATTCGAGCCCGATGCCATCCCCGAGAATTGGAGTTGCTGCGTGCAGTTTGGCCTGGTACTTTGGAACCCTAATGACCCTAGCCTATATGTCAACCACGCAGCACATCATCGCTTCactaaagaagaaggggattGGGGCTTCACTCGCTTCGTTGAGATCAGGAGGATGTTCAATGTGCCATGGGAAGGCGATAGTCGGCCGCTAGTCGAGAGTGACACCGCTAACATCACAGCTTACGTCCGCTTTGTTGAAGACGAGACTGGTGTGCTATGGCACAACTTTGCCAACTACGattcaaagaaagaaacgggATATGTTGGTCTAAAGAACCAAGGCGCTACCTGCTACCTCAACTCTCTTCTCCAGTCGCTATATTTTACAAACGCCTTCAGAAAA GCCATTTACGAAATCCCAACCGAAAATGATGAGAACATGCAGAATTCTGCATACACTTTACAGAGGCTGTTTTATCAATTGCAGACATCCGAACAAGCTGTTAGCACGAATGAATTAACAAAATCATTTGGTTGGGAGACGAGGCACATATTTGAGCAGCAAGATGTGCAAGAGCTGTCACGAAAGCTCATGGAACGCatggaggagaagatgaagggtACCAAGGCTGAAAACGTACTGCCTGAGCTCTTCAGTGGTAAGATCAAGACTTACATTTCTTGCATAAATGTAGACTACGAATCAAAACGCATTGAGGATTTCTGGGATATTCAGCTCAACGTTAGTGGCAACAAGAACCTTTTGGAGAGTTTCCAGGACTACATCCAGGTCGAGAAGATGGACGGCGAGAACCAGTATTTTGCAGGCGATGAGCACAAGTTACAGGACGCCAACAAGggcgtcatcttcaacagcttCCCCGACGTGCTGCATCTTCAACTCAAACGGTTCGAATATGACATCCAAAGAgatatgatgatgaagatcaATGATCGCTACGAGTTTCCCGACATTTTTGACGCCGCCCCTTACCTCGTAGAGGACGCCGACCGTTCTGAACCTTGGATCTACCAGCTACATGGAGTCCTCGTCCACAGTGGCGACTTGAACGCCGGACATTATTATGCATTTATCAAACCATCAAAGGATGGCTGGTTCTACAAATACGACGATGATAAAGTCACAAAGGCTACTTCTCGGGAGGTCTTGGAGGAGAACTATGGTGGAGAATACAGAGCATCCAACGGCTACCTCAGAGCGCCCCTTCAAAAGAAGGCGCCTATCATGCGCCAGAACAGTGCTTACATGTTGGTGTATATCCGTCAAACTCGGCTCGACAAGGTCCTATGTCCAGTTACCAAGGAAGATACTCCTGCACACCTGC AGATTaaatttgaagaagaaaatgccaTGAGAGAGGCTCGTCGACGCGAGCAAAAGGAGGCCCACCTGTTTATGATGGCCAAGGTGATTACAAACGACACCTTTGCAAAGTACGGAGGCACCGACCTTTGCGTCTTCGACCCCATCTCTGAGACCGACCCTGCTTCACCCAAGCTGTACCGCATTCGCCGAGCTATGCCGATGCACGAATTTGTCGCTCAGGTTGCTGCCGACATGGGCCAAGATCCGGCTCGTGTCAGGCTGTGGCTGATGGTTAACCGCCAAAATAAAACAATTCGACCGGATCAGCCAATCATGGATCTCCGACCAACCGTTGAGGAGGTGTTTTCTCGCTCCGCTGCTCACAGAGACACTAGTCTGCGCGTTTGGGCAGAGGTTGCAGCCGACGTCAACGAAAACGGCGAACCTATCTGGGCATCGTACCAGAGCCAGCCAAACGGCGTTGTTGTGAAGAACGATACCATTTTATTGCTACTGAAGAATTTCGATGTAGAGAAGCAAACGCTGGAAGGCGTAGGCCACATCTATATCAGCAAAGAGCGAAGGGTCGATGAACTTGTTCCTATGATTCTCCAGAAGATGGGCTGGGGAGAGAAGCTACCCTCTGATGAGAAGCTGTTAATGTGGGAG GAAATTAAACCGACCATGATTGAGCCTCTCAAGGGCAAGCAGACCCTCAAAGCTGCCGAACTTCAGGATGGTGACATTGTCTGCTTCCAACGTGTCTCTGACAAGAAACCAGAGAGTGCGCGCGCTTCCGACAAGGCATCTCAAGACAC AAATAAATCATTTGACCGCGTTGAAGATGCTCGCGAATACTACGACTTCCTTGAGCATAAGCGAACCGTAAAATTCCACGCTCATCCAACTAGATCTGACCAGACACAATACCCCCCATTCGAGCTCGTTCTCAACTCAAAGATTACTTATGATGTTTTGTCTGACCGAGTCGGCGCGCACCTAAAGGCCCCTTCGACACACATCCGGCTCTGGACGGTGAACTCAAGCACAAACAACCCCAAGGCTCCTGTAAGACGGGGTACAAACCCAACACTGCGGCAGATCTTGAACCCCTTGGGCTCAAATACGTTGAATGCGACTCAACGAAGTGATGCTTTCTACTTTGAGGTGCTAGAAATGAGCTTAGCTGAGCTGGATACCAAGAAGAACATCAAGCTCACGTGGCTGAGCGAAGGCATCACCAAAGAG GACCAACTTGACTTGCTCGTATCAAAAACGGGAACTATCGAAGACTTGATACAAGCTCTGATTaagaaggccaagatcgCCGATGAGGCGGAAGGCGGAAGAATACGGGTGTACGAAACAAGTTCTAACAGATTCTATCGTGAGCCCGCTCGCGATCAATCCGTCCTAAACCTGAACGAGTACACCCAAATCTTTGCTGAAAGAGTTccggaagaggagagaacggCTGATGATAACAACTTCATTCATGTTTTCCACTTTCAAAATGAAGTCAACAGAGTCCACGGTGTTCCTTTCAAGTTCCTACTCATCGAG GGCGAGAAATTTGCCGATACGAAGAAGAGACTAGAGAAAAGAACTGGCATCAAAGGCAAGAGTTTCGAAAAGATCAAATTTGCCATTGCCAGACGGGCAAACTATTCAAAACCACAGTATCTTAATGATG ACGACGAGTTATGGAACATAGCCTCATCCGAGGATGACTATCTTGGCTTCGATCATCCGGATAGAACAAGGGCCTTGAGAAACGGCGTTGGGGACCTTTTCCTTCGTTAA
- a CDS encoding uncharacterized protein (TransMembrane:1 (o178-197i)), which yields MLMSPAAVTDLPPVNAGLPESRVLIIGTGGTICMQEGPDGLAPSDGFLESAMAPRTVFNDNSEPSVKLQARRNGQLIQLDSLRTPPTAYQRHIRYSVMEFNPLLDSSNISAADWAAMATAVQENYHLFDGFVILHGTDSLAYTASALSFMMANLGKPVILTGSQAPIFALQSDAVDNLLGSLIIAGTFVIPEVCLFFRDKLYRGNRTTKVSATSFEAFASPNCEPLAKVNGLGISVNWPLVLRPTTIAEFKVFKHLDTTHVACLRVFPGIKPEMVDAVLHLPDLRGIILETFGMGNIPGGVDGRLMEAIRSAVERGIIVVNVSQCVNGFVSPVYAPGTKLGRLGVIFGLDLTAEAALAKLSHLIALPNLTQKDIASEFSRSLRGEMTEIAHQSFSHPTKPIDCSSRLTPMESAFTALGYAIQNGEIQVVKDLLDGDGNQLLKTADYAGNTAVHLAAVSGNSEIMLELLKRGASVHQRNRADNSPLFLATLSGKDDCAKLLKTAGAHLSVEEIERGPLAKYRREREVPANEGEPHSISFA from the exons ATGCTCATGTCTCCCGCCGCCGTCACGGATCTGCCTCCGGTCAACGCCGGCCTCCCCGAGTCCCGcgtcctcatcatcggcaCCGGAGGCACAATATGCATGCAGGAAGGCCCCGATGGCCTCGCGCCCAGCGACGGCTTCTTGGAGAGCGCCATGGCGCCCAGGACCGTGTTTAATGACAATTCAGAGCCAAGTG TCAAACTCCAAGCCCGCCGCAACGGCCAGCTCATCCAGCTCGACTCCCTCAGAACCCCCCCAACCGCCTACCAGCGCCACATCCGCTACTCCGTCATGGAGTTCAACCCGCTCCTCGACTCCAGCAACATCTCCGCCGCCGACTGGGCCGCAATGGCCACCGCCGTCCAGGAAAACTACCACCTCTTCGACGGCTTCGTCATCCTCCACGGCACCGACTCCCTCGCCTACACGGCCTCGGCCCTGTCCTTCATGATGGCCAACCTGGGCAAGCCCGTCATCCTGACCGGGTCGCAGGCGCCCATCTTCGCCCTCCAGTCTGACGCCGTCGACAACCTTCTGGGCTCGCTCATCATCGCCGGCACCTTTGTCATCCCCGAggtctgcctcttcttccgcgACAAGCTGTATCGCGGCAACCGCACCACCAAAGTCTCCGCCACCTCCTTCGAGGCCTTTGCCAGCCCCAACTGCGAGCCCCTGGCCAAGGTAAACGGCCTCGGCATCAGCGTCAACTGGCCGCTGGTCCTTCGTCCCACCACCATTGCCGAGTTCAAGGTCTTCAAGCACCTCGACACCACGCACGTCGCCTGTCTGCGCGTCTTCCCCGGCATCAAGCCCGAGATGGTCGACGCCGTCCTCCATCTGCCCGACCTCCGCGGCATTATCCTCGAGACCTTCGGCATGGGCAACATCCCCGGTGGTGTTGACGGCCGCCTCATGGAAGCCATCCGCTCCGCCGTCGAGCGAGGCATCATCGTCGTAAACGTCAGCCAGTGCGTCAACGGCTTCGTCTCCCCCGTCTACGCACCCGGAACCAAGCTCGGCCGCCTGGGCGTCATCTTCGGCCTCGATCTCACCGCTGAGGCCGCCCTCGCCAAGCTCTCGCACCTCATCGCCCTCCCCAACCTCACCCAGAAGGACATCGCCAGCGAGTTCTCGCGCTCTCTCCGCGGCGAGATGACCGAGATTGCGCACCAGAGCTTCTCCCACCCGACAAAGCCCATCGACTGCAGCTCTCGCCTCACCCCCATGGAGTCTGCCTTCACGGCGCTCGGCTACGCCATCCAAAACGGAGAGATCCAGGTCGTCAAGGATCTCCTCGACGGTGACGGCAACCAGCTCCTCAAGACGGCCGACTATGCAGGCAACACCGCCGTCCATCTCGCCGCCGTATCAGGCAACTCCGAAATCATGCTCGAGCTCCTGAAGCGCGGTGCGAGCGTGCACCAGCGCAACAGGGCAGACAACTCGCCTCTGTTCCTAGCGACGCTGTCGGGAAAAGACGACTGCGCCAAGCTTCTCAAGACGGCAGGCGCCCATCTTTCCgtcgaggagattgagaggGGGCCCCTGGCCAAGTATCGTCGAGAGCGCGAAGTGCCAGCGAATGAAGGAGAGCCCCATTCCATTTCCTTTGCTTGA